The Populus alba chromosome 6, ASM523922v2, whole genome shotgun sequence genomic interval GGCTATTGTCTTTCTAGCCACTTCTCAATTTTCCATGTTTTACTTGCTTCCATTCtgatttgtgaaaaaaacatGTGCATGCATATTCTCTTGCAGGCATCAGGTTGAGTTAATTTCAGCTTCCTAACAACTTGTGAACTTATGAATTGTGAGAAACTGAAGTTGCTGGAGAGTGAATCAGAACCCTTTTTCCTTGTGCTTTTGCAGGTAAAATGAGTCGGTGAAGAATGGAAGGGTCCAAAATGTCATCTGATGTGAAATCAAGTCGTACATACTCAGAACCTTCCAGTGAAAGGGGATTTGGTTTGGAGCTCAAGAAGAGTTCTAGATGGCAGCAACATTTGGATACTGCTCTTCCAACCCAAGCAATGCAGAGTCTAAAACATCAAGACAAGTTGAAAGCAAAATATTATGGTAGTCAGAGATGTGTTGACATGCCTCGTGAACTGAAACTTCATGCAAATGATAGGATCTCGGTCCAACCAAAAACTTCAGGGAACAACCACCAGCTGCACTCTGTCAAGAGAAATTCGAGAAAGGATGACGAGCTTGTAAAGTATATGTCAGATTTGCCAGGTTATCTCCAGCGCATGGAGAGAAGTGAAAGCATACAGGATAAGGCTTTGAATGTTGGAGTTTTGGACTGGTCACGTCTAGAGAAATGGGGGGTTGCAGCAAGTTATAGCGATAGTACATCATTGACTAGCAGCAATTTGCCAAGTAAAATTACTATGAAGTCCGCTACCTTTCCAAATGCAGTTCACAATAACACTCTCGCTCACCGAAGCAAGCAGCATCCTTCTCTTTCTTCAAGTCTGAACTCTTCTCACAAAGACCATGTTTCTCGAGCTTCCAAACCTCCTATCAAGAATGCTTCATGCTTTCAAGATTTTGAAACTTCTTCCAAGAGCAGTGTGAACGGGCAGAAAAAAGTACGAAGGACCAACAAGTCGGTTGGCAGAAATAATTCAGATGTCATTCTTGAACAGGGGAAAAGAGAAGATGTAAATAAGAAGATCACTTCTAAAGTTAGAAGTAGGTCTtcaaactcaagatatgacagTATCTCAATCAGGTCCAAGGTGAATATGAGTGCTTGTGACAGTGAGGCCAAGAAGAGAGCTGGGGAGAAGGAAGGACTAGAAGTAAAGAGAAAACCATTGGATCAGACGATTACATCAAGGATCAGAGCTCCATCATCACAGTTGAGAAGCCATGATGTTTCGCCCAGTTCTAAGGCAAAGAATGTTGCTGATGGTAAAACTAAGGGAATAGAGGAGTTGCAAGAATCTTCTATTGATCTTTCTCCTCAACACCAATCCATGGAGAACAACATAGTTCTCCTTGTACCAAAAACGTTCTCCACAAATTGCTCCCTTCAGGAACCAAGGACACCGCTGGATAAGGATTTGAATGAAACACGCCGACAGAGCTTGTCAGATGTTTTTTCTCATGTGGAAGTTCAGTCTTCAGAACGTTCTTCTGAAATTATGCACTCATGCTCGCTGATTTCTAGAAAGGAAACTGACACAGAACCCCAAAAATCGCTGCACGCTGCAATGGTTACGCGGGGTGCAGAGACGTCAGCTGATGCATCAGACACATCTGCATGTTCACGTAAGATGCCAATTAGACTGTCTGAAGATAAATTTGCAGGAGAGAGCAGTGGTAGGGctgcggaaggaagtgtaaTTGAAACTTCAAATACTTCGGATCAAGAAACAATGGAAATGATGGCAAGAAAAGGCAGGCATCCTTCACCAAATCGCCGGTTTAGCTTCAGCTTAAGTCGAATGAGTAGGAGTTTCAGCTTCAAGGAGAGTTCAGCTGTCCCACAGTTGAGCCCCACCTACATTTCCACGAAGTCTGGCCCCGTGATATGCGAAGGTTCTGCTTGTTTGGATAGTTCAAACAGAGAGAAGGCAAGTGGTCATAACAGAGCTAGATCCAGCCCGTTGAGAAGGATGCTAGATCCTCTGCTGAAGTCCAGGAGCTCGAGGACACTTCTCTCAGCTGAAAATGACTCTTTAAAGGATAGCTTGAATTCCTTCAACTTGAAGCGATTTGATGCTACTGAACCACTTAAGGATGAAAAGCATGAGCCACCAAGAATAAAAGCTCGCCTGCAGCTTACAATAAGGAACGGAGTTCCTTTGTTCAGATTTGCGGTTGGCAACAATAGCAACATTCTTGCAGCCACCATGAACAAGTTATCATCACCTCAGAAGAATGATTCAGGCTGTGACTATACATTCTATACAATtgatgaaatcaagaaaaagagtGGTAGCTGGATAAATCAAGGTAGTAAAGAGAAGAGCTGTGGCTATATCTACAATGTGATTGGCCGCATGAAGGTTAATAATAGCTCTTCTATCTCTGCTTTGACTGGACCAAGCTCTATTTGCCAGATTAAGGTGAAAGAGTCTGTTTTGTTTGGGGTCGACCTAAGTCAGGCAGATCAGGCATCGCCAAGGTTCATGGCAAATAGGGAGCTTGCAGCAGTTGTTGTCAAAATGCTTAATGAAATCTCAAACCTCGACCTGCGGCAGACTGATCAAAATGAAAACTTGATGCACAAGGGCTCCTCACGGTGCCTTCCAGAAAGTCAACGTTCTGGTAACTTGGGAAAAACCGAACACTCAAATAGTGCTACTACTGTCATACTTCCCGGTGGTAATCATAGCTTGCCAAACGAGGGAGTTCCTTCTCCATTGATACATCGGTGGAGATCTGGTGGATCATGCGACTGTGGAGGTTGGGATGTTGGTTGTAAACTACGCATATTCTCCAATGGAAGCCAGTGTAGTGAGATTCCAAGGACATCCAAAAGTTGCCTTATGTCAGATTGTTTTGAACTTTTCACTGAGGTACTGCATTTGTGTTTTAGCTGAGAATTTATGTTCACCGCTCTCGTGGTGTCACTATATAGGCAGGCATCTTATTTTGTATTTCCACTCATGCAGGGAGCAAACCAACAAGATCAGCCTATCTTCAGTTTGGCACAAGTGGAAAAGGGAATGTATTCGATTGAATTCAGTTCATCGATTTCTTCATTACAGGCATTCTTCATTGGTGTCACGGTTATATGCTGTCAAAAATCAACTGATCTTCTGGATGTCAGCAATGCTTCCGGTGAAAAGTTTCAACAGGAACCAAGGAACTCCAGTGATGTAACAAAGAAGATCCACACCGTGCCCACAGGGAAGACACATGTGAAATACACTCTAAGCCCCCCTCTTTCCCCTTTTGAAAGGGTGTAGTGGGTTCGTGCCAGGAGGCTGTTTGCTGTTGGTATATAGTAGCTAAAGTTCTTGAAATGGCAAAGAGGGATTAGAGATGGGGCGTTCATGATTGATCGCATTGGTTTTCATTGACTTGGGTCGGAATGATTTTTCATCAGCTGTAATCACCACTAATACCACCCCTGTGTTTAGTGTAAAGAAAACAATGCCATGAAATACACAGCTCTGAAATTCAGAGATTACACAGTTTTTAGAAGGCAAAAATTTACGTTATCATCACAGAACAGCGACTCTACAGTGCCTCGTgcaaaatttcttttgaaacaGGAAAGATTGTGGCGTTCATGTTAAGCTTTCCATTTTAGAATGAAATGATAAATCTGTAGATTGATGTGGTAAATTATGAGGGCTCAAAGTAACGGTGCTTTTCTAAATCATCATGATATTGTTGCCAGTATTCGAAAATCTAATTTCGAAAGACACTGAATGAAGCGGGTTGTGGCTAGAAAGGGGAAGAACTAGGGATGATCAAGAAAGTAGAGGTATCGTCGTACTTAATAGTGGCTTGTTTTAACCAGAAATGTGCTGGTGCTGAGTTTATGCtgtacaaaaagaaaacatcaacaatATGATTTTGCTCATCTTAGTTTTCACAATATTAGTAGGATATCAAAGCCCATTCTTGACAATGTTACTATGAAATCATAGCAGCTGTTTGAATGTTTGATCCAATCACCGGAATTGCATCTTGAGCTCAAATAAGTGGATGCCAATTGCCCAGGCTCTGTCAAGAACACCACGCTAGATAAACCATATCCTGCAATCCAATGCCTGGTGAATGATCCTCTTTGTTTAAGAGATACTTTGGGCACATACCCAAACATAACAGTACCCTTTAAAGTTTTAACACACACGATACGCTATAGTTTTTAAGATCTAACCTGATTATGAATGCAATTTTCAGAAACATTTCTCGCAATCTACTCTACAGGTAATAGATTTGAGGTGTTAAGATCACTGAGAGAGAGGGTTGCTGAAACTTTGTAAGCCATGCGAGCACGTGTGCAGTTGTTCAACCAACATTTATTACCAGGACTGAACTGTGATGCAAGTGAATCTACATAATAAAAATAGGGGCAATCATCTTTTGCATGTATTGTGATGTAATTGTGAGGAGCTTACAAGTCAACAGGTGAGGCATGGTGAATGGAGATGAACCACTGACCATCAATCTTCTCAAAAACATTTGTTACAAATTGTGCCCCCCAACTGCGACCCTTTGTTCTCACAAATTCTACACATGTAACATAACCTACATCTCCCCTGAAATGCACTCTAACATTTTTCAACTCAATATCTAGTGGGAAATCATAGTTCATCCATACAAGCTCCCAGCTTTCCATGACATCATCATAACCAAGAACCCCACTAGCACCTGGGTGCACGCAACATACATTATCTGCTTTTTCCCAAAGGGATTGCATGGCAGCCAGATCCCCCTTCCTGAAAGCATTATAAAACCGAGCATTTGCAGCCAGTACTGAAGCCTTGCTATCTTCCTGGAGTACCTTAAGGCTGTCCCTGATTTTTGCAGCTTGGGTATAGTTCTCTTCTTCAATGGCAACCTGAAGCTCGCGCATTAAGGTCTGCTCATCCAATACAATGCTTTCACCACTTGACACTTCCTCTGAATCTTCACTTCTTACTTGACATGCTCTTAATGACAATAGGCGGGCAGGCTGTGCAAAGGGTTCTGTGCTATACAAATATACAATTAGAGACCTGCTCCAACCTAGCACTAATTTAGGCACGAGGAATGCAGGCAActgataaacaataaaaaaaaggaagaaatgcaAACCCACAATAAACACTGTTCAACTAGGGGCACTTTCGCTTGCTTGCGAGGAGTAAATCATAAGCAATTAATTATCTCGCTagtcttggattttttttttccctttttttttcatggttagaAAGGGGGTGACTCCTAGAACCTACCAAGCTCATTGCCCATGAAATAAAAATGTCTAATCAATCCATCTCAGAATATGTCTAAACGTTTGCCGCCGCAACTAGAGACGAGGACAATACAAGTTGGAACATCAATATGGAAGAGACACTGAAGtgacataaatatattcaatcAGATatcatcaaaaactaaaaaaatagcaGTTTTAGACTTGCTGTCGTCTGTAAGTGCTGTGGTTCACTTGCCCAATAACAAGGTCAGactataaagaagaaaaaagagatggaaAAGCAAAGAAACTTACGGGTTCCTCCTCCAATGTGCAACTTTTTAAGACAATGATGTCTTTCAgacaaaaatatgtttggtttcAGGGAAGGTGAAGAGAAACTATGGATTCTCATGAAACTATTGATCCATGAACATTGCTGTCTCTTAGACTCTCttatatcaataaaatttaCCTACAAAAACGTGCAAGCTAATGATTATTAGAATAATCTTATATGAACCTCAATTTAACGTAATGAAATTTCAGGATTAGCTGGTTGATTAAAATGAACATTCAATTTCAAAtcttttgaagataaaataaaaaaagaaatgaagtttCAAGGGTGGTAATGGATAGATTAACAAGCAGAGTCAGATAACAAtacgaaaaaaaaagagaggagtaATAATGAGAATTAAAACTCACTTTGTAGCAAGAGCTAGATCCATGTAGAGCCATGACTCGGTTGGGTTTTTGACAAAACCTAAAATAGTGGCAAGAGTTAAGGTAGGGTTTTGAATGTTCTGGTAGATGGGAATGGAAACAGAGGAGGGCGAGGTTGTTCTGCATCTGTTAAGGCCATTCTGAGAAAGATGATAGATCTCGACTTTCACATGGGCTTAGCCTTGAAAATCATAGAATGGGCTCATCTGTTTTGTATACTGATTTCTGCTCAAAAAGCTGACAGAACAATCGTTCATGGGCTGCAGAAGATCGTTTAGAACCCACAAGAGAGAAATTACAAGATATTTTCAGCCTTTTTAAACGTAGAACcatgtatttatataatttttactttttatttgaatttagaTTATGTTTAATGATATATCTAGAATGTGTttagaagttttttaaaaattatatttagaataaaaaaactaaattaattttttttatctattttatatagttttgatataaCCACGAAGAAAcatttgaaaatgcattaaattttataaattcttaattCAAACTCACtttaacaccaaaaaaaaaaaaaacatctcattAGTGAACA includes:
- the LOC118048388 gene encoding uncharacterized protein isoform X1, whose translation is MEGSKMSSDVKSSRTYSEPSSERGFGLELKKSSRWQQHLDTALPTQAMQSLKHQDKLKAKYYGSQRCVDMPRELKLHANDRISVQPKTSGNNHQLHSVKRNSRKDDELVKYMSDLPGYLQRMERSESIQDKALNVGVLDWSRLEKWGVAASYSDSTSLTSSNLPSKITMKSATFPNAVHNNTLAHRSKQHPSLSSSLNSSHKDHVSRASKPPIKNASCFQDFETSSKSSVNGQKKVRRTNKSVGRNNSDVILEQGKREDVNKKITSKVRSRSSNSRYDSISIRSKVNMSACDSEAKKRAGEKEGLEVKRKPLDQTITSRIRAPSSQLRSHDVSPSSKAKNVADGKTKGIEELQESSIDLSPQHQSMENNIVLLVPKTFSTNCSLQEPRTPLDKDLNETRRQSLSDVFSHVEVQSSERSSEIMHSCSLISRKETDTEPQKSLHAAMVTRGAETSADASDTSACSRKMPIRLSEDKFAGESSGRAAEGSVIETSNTSDQETMEMMARKGRHPSPNRRFSFSLSRMSRSFSFKESSAVPQLSPTYISTKSGPVICEGSACLDSSNREKASGHNRARSSPLRRMLDPLLKSRSSRTLLSAENDSLKDSLNSFNLKRFDATEPLKDEKHEPPRIKARLQLTIRNGVPLFRFAVGNNSNILAATMNKLSSPQKNDSGCDYTFYTIDEIKKKSGSWINQGSKEKSCGYIYNVIGRMKVNNSSSISALTGPSSICQIKVKESVLFGVDLSQADQASPRFMANRELAAVVVKMLNEISNLDLRQTDQNENLMHKGSSRCLPESQRSGNLGKTEHSNSATTVILPGGNHSLPNEGVPSPLIHRWRSGGSCDCGGWDVGCKLRIFSNGSQCSEIPRTSKSCLMSDCFELFTEGANQQDQPIFSLAQVEKGMYSIEFSSSISSLQAFFIGVTVICCQKSTDLLDVSNASGEKFQQEPRNSSDVTKKIHTVPTGKTHVKYTLSPPLSPFERV
- the LOC118048408 gene encoding uncharacterized protein isoform X1, translated to MQNNLALLCFHSHLPEHSKPYLNSCHYFRFCQKPNRVMALHGSSSCYKVNFIDIRESKRQQCSWINSFMRIHSFSSPSLKPNIFLSERHHCLKKLHIGGGTQPFAQPARLLSLRACQVRSEDSEEVSSGESIVLDEQTLMRELQVAIEEENYTQAAKIRDSLKVLQEDSKASVLAANARFYNAFRKGDLAAMQSLWEKADNVCCVHPGASGVLGYDDVMESWELVWMNYDFPLDIELKNVRVHFRGDVGYVTCVEFVRTKGRSWGAQFVTNVFEKIDGQWFISIHHASPVDL
- the LOC118048408 gene encoding F-box protein SKIP8 isoform X2, which translates into the protein MDLALATNTEPFAQPARLLSLRACQVRSEDSEEVSSGESIVLDEQTLMRELQVAIEEENYTQAAKIRDSLKVLQEDSKASVLAANARFYNAFRKGDLAAMQSLWEKADNVCCVHPGASGVLGYDDVMESWELVWMNYDFPLDIELKNVRVHFRGDVGYVTCVEFVRTKGRSWGAQFVTNVFEKIDGQWFISIHHASPVDL
- the LOC118048388 gene encoding uncharacterized protein isoform X2, which produces MEGSKMSSDVKSSRTYSEPSSERGFGLELKKSSRWQQHLDTALPTQAMQSLKHQDKLKAKYYGSQRCVDMPRELKLHANDRISVQPKTSGNNHQLHSVKRNSRKDDELVKYMSDLPGYLQRMERSESIQDKALNVGVLDWSRLEKWGVAASYSDSTSLTSSNLPSKITMKSATFPNAVHNNTLAHRSKQHPSLSSSLNSSHKDHVSRASKPPIKNASCFQDFETSSKSSVNGQKKVRRTNKSVGRNNSDVILEQGKREDVNKKITSKVRSRSSNSRYDSISIRSKVNMSACDSEAKKRAGEKEGLEVKRKPLDQTITSRIRAPSSQLRSHDVSPSSKAKNVADGKTKGIEELQESSIDLSPQHQSMENNIVLLEPRTPLDKDLNETRRQSLSDVFSHVEVQSSERSSEIMHSCSLISRKETDTEPQKSLHAAMVTRGAETSADASDTSACSRKMPIRLSEDKFAGESSGRAAEGSVIETSNTSDQETMEMMARKGRHPSPNRRFSFSLSRMSRSFSFKESSAVPQLSPTYISTKSGPVICEGSACLDSSNREKASGHNRARSSPLRRMLDPLLKSRSSRTLLSAENDSLKDSLNSFNLKRFDATEPLKDEKHEPPRIKARLQLTIRNGVPLFRFAVGNNSNILAATMNKLSSPQKNDSGCDYTFYTIDEIKKKSGSWINQGSKEKSCGYIYNVIGRMKVNNSSSISALTGPSSICQIKVKESVLFGVDLSQADQASPRFMANRELAAVVVKMLNEISNLDLRQTDQNENLMHKGSSRCLPESQRSGNLGKTEHSNSATTVILPGGNHSLPNEGVPSPLIHRWRSGGSCDCGGWDVGCKLRIFSNGSQCSEIPRTSKSCLMSDCFELFTEGANQQDQPIFSLAQVEKGMYSIEFSSSISSLQAFFIGVTVICCQKSTDLLDVSNASGEKFQQEPRNSSDVTKKIHTVPTGKTHVKYTLSPPLSPFERV